In Planococcus versutus, the DNA window CAAGGTTGTTAGTAACTAGTGTTTCTTCATCCACCCATTCTACAGTTACTGGTCCATCTACAAAGTTATAATAAATCATTTCTGATTGCCCACACCCTTTAATAAAAATTGAATGGACCTGCGCATCAAGAATGTAGAAAAAAACTAGGCTCGCTCCCCTGTAACCACTGCCCCTACAGTTTTCTTTGGAAAATCTGTTTCTATTTTTCTGTATAGCACAGAACACCTTTCATTACTAACGAACCACTTTAGTCGAGAAATTCAGGATATATAGAGAGTGGATATAAAAAACCACCTCTTGTACGTTTCAGGAAATTCCGATCACGTATAATGAAATAAATTTCCAGCTTTATACTTTCTATACGCAAGTGGTATATTGACTAAAAGAGAAACCAAACAAAACAGACGAGCAAGTCGTTTTCGGTTAGGAGGTGTGGTAAACATGGAATTCAATTTAGGAAATGGTGTTTCTCTTCATTTACCTGCTTTTCCCATTACGATTAGCGCTATTATAATAATTGGTCTTCTCATTAGATGGAGCAAACAGCTCGAAACACGCCGTTTCACGATCTTCTTTTATTTTTTAATTAGTGCTCTTATTACTCCACTTTATTCACAAAGTACGGAAAATGGCGTTTTTGAGTTATGGTTTCCTATCGGATTTCTTTTTATTGCGGCTTATCTGTACAGCAGCAAAAGATACCATCCCGCTAAGATAAAAGCGAGTGCTTTGGGACTTTGCGTAGCGCTGTATCAACTTGTTTTTCAATACCTTGGCTAGTTTTGGCTGCTCTCTCGTTGTGTCTTCTTTACTACTGATATTAATGGAACTGGAGGTCTCGTTATGTGGTTCCTGTTAGGAGTTATCGCCATAATAGCAACTTGTGTAAACCTTGTACTGTACGCAACAGGCAAAGATTATAAACTGGCGATGGCAATGGGCTTATCTTTTACAGCATTAACTGTAGTCGCGG includes these proteins:
- a CDS encoding DUF5412 family protein — translated: MIYYNFVDGPVTVEWVDEETLVTNNLVLTIHEDKYDFQKEK